In Desulfuromonadaceae bacterium, the genomic window TGATTTCATCGTCGACCCAGGCTCTCATCAGGGTATAGGCAACCGCCAGCAACACCGGGCCGATAAAAAGGCCGATAACGCCGAAGGCGATGAGTCCCCCGATAACACCGGTAAAGATCAGCAACAGCGGCAAGTTGGCGTTGCGACGAATGAGGATGGGCCGCATGAAACCGTCCATGCTCATGACAATAATCGACCAGACCAACATGGCTGAACCCCAGCCGATACTCTCTTTCCAGAACATCCAGATGACAACCGGAATCAGTACCGGCCCGGCGCCAATCTGGGCGATAGTCAGCATGAAAATCAGCGCGGTCAGCAACGAAGCATAAGGGATCCCCACCACGGCCAGGCCGAGACCGGCCATAATCGCTTGAGCCAGCGCCGTAATGACCACGCCCTGGGCAACCGCGCGCACCGATTTCGCCGCCAGCAAAACCGCATTTTCACCACGATCTTCAGCGATGCGGTACGCCAGACGCCGAACCATATTGGCGGCGACCTCACCATTTATATAGAGCAGAGCGGTCAGGATCAAAGTCAGAATGAAATGCACCAGCATCATACCAAGACTGCCCGCCTGGGCGACCATCCATTTGGCAATATTACTCACGTAAGGGGCCAGGCTGTTGGTAAGCTCGCCCGGCTTTGAGCTTGCTGCCTGGTGCCAATAATCGGTCGCAAAGGCGCCGATCAGCGGCAATCGTTCGACCCAGGCAGGGGGAGAAGGAATCTTCATGGTCGCAAGTTGCTTGCCCAGCGCGTTGATATTCGGCGCGTTCTCAACAATGGTGCCAACGGCGAGGGTAAAGGGAACAACAAACGTCAGTACCAGCAAAATCATTAAAATCAACATCGCCGAGCGGCGACTGCGCACCTTCTTCTCAATCGACAGCAGCACCGGCCAGGTTGAAATAGCAAGCATCGTGGCCCAGATCAAAGCGGGTAAAAAAGGGCGCATAATCCAGAGGCAAGCAACCAGCAGCCCGCCGATCAGGGTGATGGCCAAAGTATTGCGAACCAGATTTTTAAGAGGGGTATCATCGGCCATGATTAAGTCAATCTTCACATCAAGGGAGGTTCAGGGTGCGTTGCGGATACGTGACAAATTGTTACACAAAACGTTCTTAATTGCAGCAACGATTCGAGACAAAAGTTGCTGACTTCTTTTTCCTGGAACTGTATTGCTGCTTTCCCTCCCATATACTGCCCGCGCCCAAATATCCTTTGAGGAAATCAAAATACTCGACAGTCCTCATCATCGATTGCGGCATCGGACTCAATACCGATCCGGGCCAATGAAAGCATCTATCCACCGCTAACAGGTCTTTTTCCTTCAAGAATTCGATAAGGTCTG contains:
- the ydiK gene encoding AI-2E family transporter YdiK; its protein translation is MADDTPLKNLVRNTLAITLIGGLLVACLWIMRPFLPALIWATMLAISTWPVLLSIEKKVRSRRSAMLILMILLVLTFVVPFTLAVGTIVENAPNINALGKQLATMKIPSPPAWVERLPLIGAFATDYWHQAASSKPGELTNSLAPYVSNIAKWMVAQAGSLGMMLVHFILTLILTALLYINGEVAANMVRRLAYRIAEDRGENAVLLAAKSVRAVAQGVVITALAQAIMAGLGLAVVGIPYASLLTALIFMLTIAQIGAGPVLIPVVIWMFWKESIGWGSAMLVWSIIVMSMDGFMRPILIRRNANLPLLLIFTGVIGGLIAFGVIGLFIGPVLLAVAYTLMRAWVDDEIIADAIEPAAFEE